Within Anopheles ziemanni chromosome 2, idAnoZiCoDA_A2_x.2, whole genome shotgun sequence, the genomic segment TCCATCGCAGATTACTTTTTCTAATCTAAACCTTTTTAAACAGGACGATCGCAAATCGATGCGTTTAAACACGCAAGTGATCCTATGGATCTGGCCGGACAAACAACCACCTCGAACGACGATTCGATGGCTACGGCAACGGACAGCGGAGCTCCATAGCTGGCTATCCTTCGAGGGATCCTCGGTCATCATTGGCGTACGACTGGAGACCTCGGACAGCAACAAAGCGAAGAATCGTTTCCGATGATTTCCGCCGTGAAACCAGGACCGCAAACGCTGCGCATTCCTTTCGCGCTGCCGACGATCGATGCTCTCCGGAGCAGTGCGTTCGTTGTGGGTGTGGAACGGCTGAATGTGTCGCCGATCGCGAAAGGACGCCGGCAGAACCAGACCGCAGTGATCGGGCATCAAATATAGCCCTCCGATGCTGTATCGTTCACCTAGCTCAGCAGACACTAGCAAAATACTGATTTCCACTCGTTTATCCACAGACCGCAACGCTGGGAAACGTAATCGATGAGACGCCGTGTGCCACCAGTCCTGTCGTCGAAGCGCATCCAGTTCACGCTGCCGATGCTCAACGTTTCGCGATGCCACCAATGTTGGAACGGGGGGGTGTGCAGCACAAGTCGTCAACTGAGCACGGAAGCGCCGATAGTGTATCTGGATGGTCCGGATTGCACCGATCTTCCTTTGATAGATCGCTCGCTGCTTACGCATTGCAATCGTTGACCTCCAGTGAGCTTGAATGGCTATCGTTGCTTCCCGGAGCCGGAGGTATTGTCCCCTTTCCTGGATCCCAGCAGCGTAGACTCGAAAGCGCTGCTGGATCGCAATTGCTGCTTGCCGAACGGTTACAAACCGATCGCGTTCTTCGATCATAACACGGTGACCACGGAACCAGCGCTGAATGACGACAGCAGctattttcttctgcttgtACTCCCCCCTATGCAGCTCCATCAACCGTTTTGCTCGAAACCGTCTCTGGATTGAGATGGTAACCTCACGCAACCGCACGCTCGTCGCCCAATCAGACATTGGCTCGTCCTTCATCTGCGGGACGCTGGATGTAAGATGGAAAGTGTACGCTTCTGTGCCGTTCTGTGGTGAAGTGTTTTCTGGTTTCGAGGAGTGTGTCGTTGCAACTATTTGCGAAGAAAGTATCGtgtgcgtagaaagtgccgtGTGTCCTGTGTTTGGAGCGTAGTTCGTGGGTGCCGTAGATCCGAAAGGTGCTGGGTGTGCCGTTCCTGGTGCGTGTCCTTTTTCCGTGGCGTGGTTTTCCGATGATAAATATGAATACGCCATCGCGGGCGTAGTTGAGGTGTCCGCCATCGCAGTGTGCCTCCTTTTATAATCAATGGCGTAACGCCATTGTTCGAACGCGGCCATTTCGTCGCGGCCGTGCTCGTTGCCTGAATAATGTACAGGTGGTTCGCTGGGTCGCAGCTCTTCCCCGTGAGAGCCTGCCATACAGTAGTGGGATGTTTGCATCCTCGCCTTTATCTGCATCGCTTCCAGCTCCAATAGCTCCATCTCCATTTCAATGGCCTTCCTCCTTAAGAGGATCTCCTTCTGCCGCGCCGTGCGATACATTCCGCTACGGTTCCGCGTGTCTCCTTCGTGTCCTTCAGCGAAACGGATGTCCTGGGCCGCCAGTCCAGCTTTTTGCACCAGTGTAGTGCCTTGTGGAGGGACGACCATCCTGTCGCTACGCACCCATTCCGGGACCCAACTCGTGGTGGTATACGCCGATAGGGTAGTGCTGTGCGACGAACTTGGCGTGGGAAATTGACCGCTTTGACCCCGGCGCGGTGTTACGCCACCGATTGTGGCTGCCGCTGCGTGGGTATTCGGCCACACTTGCCCGCCAGTCCCGTGGGGGTACAGCCCCCAAACGGGCATCTCCTTCATCCGAAGTGACGCTGCTTCCATCACTCACTCGCGAACACGAAACGCGGATTACTTACGACCCGAAATGATGGATTTTTCGAAATCCTTTACCGTAACTGAGTTTTATTCATAAAACTCGAAAGACTAtaattttttggaatgttgGAAACGGTTCCAACGTTGTGCAAtagcaaataaagaaaagaattccTTAGGGACCGCTGTGGTGCGGaaccaaaaaattagtctttTATTAAACGCTTATGTTTGCACCATTCGCTCATTGCGCCCAAACGTGCCCTATTTATAGCCTCCTGCCGGCGAAGCCGACGCCAAGGGTCATCGCTCCTCTCGATCAGCCGatccgtcagctgatcgatgaagttcccttttgGCTTATCACTATCATCAGGCTGTCTGTTCTaagccgaattgacagctggcgttagaagcaaagtgtttctaacagtaacggttttagtgttttcggcgattttgtgaGATGACCAAGTGATACTGAGGTCAACCTCGTTCTGAGCTCCCCACAGCTTCAAAAgcggacgaaaatgtttcagAAATCAACAATCTTGTTCAGCATTTGTTTATCCAGGATGGaggataaactaaaaaaatccACCAGGCAGATTTGAAAATGTTGAGGGAAAACTGGTTCTTCCACGAAACTGAGACCACGACAACGCACCTGCCCACAAAGCGCTGTCCGTGAGGCAGTTTTTGACCGAAAATGGCATGATaccgatttttccatcctgGAGGAACACATTCTGAACAaggttgttgatttttgaaacattttcgtccgcTTTTGAAGCTGTGGGGAGCTCAGAACGAGGTTGACCTCAGTTTCACTTGGTCATCtcacaaaatcgccgaaaacactaaaaccgttacactgaaaaaattctcaaagactagcggatgcacttacagaaactaaactttgcatactgatcaagaacatgttaagcttttaaaataaaatattgaacccgatccccttttccccctcgtctccctacaacccgattcccgttacttttgggtcccCCCACGTATTCcgctacatttttattttagtttaagCTAACCCGTCTGAAAAACTCAGGTAGAGGTATCTATTAAGCCTTGATCGAATATGTTTTCGTTTGTCTTGTTGCCTTCTAAGCTTTCCGATTCACGGACCATCAGCAAAAGtgtgtattgttttttattcaaattattttcctcATCGCTATCCACACTGATAAAGGAATTTAATCATTTGAGATCGGTTTCAATTATGTTGAGTTACcataaaaagttaaaataccACATGGCAACTTTTGGCACTTTGGGCAATTTGCACTAAAAGAATCCTCTTTTAACAGTagaatttgaatttattgaaagaaaaataaaagcaagaCATATATAGAAGATAGGTATTAAAATAAGTAGTTTAGAATCGATCTGCTACTTTCAAGATTTTTAGGCCAAATTTAACTGATTAAAGGGAACttatttaatttcatattATTTATATGTTTAGATTGCTTAAATGATTATGATGaatttgtaaaatttgttTCGTAAAAATATGCAACTACTTAAACaggaaatgtaaattaacTAACACATTAGATCGTTGTGTCTGAATCGAAGTCCAGgcaaaaattgtaaaataaatcaaagctcTTTTGAACTTTAGCATTATTTTTGATTTGTCTATTATAATTTCTCAAGTAGAATCAATTACCACGCGATTTACGACAAGACTAATATTGAGCATTACCCAATATATTGATATTGAATGATTGAATGAATGAAGATATAGAAAGAttttcattcagattcatgaatttgaaTTACTCTTTGAATGACGTTTTACTGCAAGGTTCATCTAGGATCCCATAGATTCAAAATAACAGAGGACAGGGGCACAAAACTTCACAAAAATACGACAAGAAACCCCGGATTGTCGGTTAATCCACTCTAGTGAACAATCATGAACattcgtgaaagattcatgaaaaatgtatgaAGATACATCAATTTTTCGAACAATTTGTCAATGTTTTAAGAATTGGGACAGaagatttaaaaatcaatctaAATTAATTTTGGATGAAAGAATCATGTGAAAACATCTTGCGTTAAAATTCATAAAGCACAACTCTAATTGATAGGCaatcaaatttgaatgaaatgcCTTCTACCCTGAATTTAATTAGTTCATATACTCactttgaaaaatatatttattatacaCTCTCATTATATTAGTTCATCACTCactttgaaaaatatatttattatacaaTTACATTTTTCcgtgaaatttctttttgtaaaaAGTATTATTAAAACTTGATAAAACCAGAAAGATAAAACAACCAACGAAAGAAAGGATGACGCTAAATGATCAATCATTacagaaaacatatttcacccCAAAAGAAACTAATCATCACatgaaaaaatgttataaCTTTAAATAAATAGAGCGTGAAAGGTTAGATTTGGtgataaaacattttatttttcattttcagcaCTTGCTTTACTTCATTACAATGTTTTTTATGATAGGGgatgaatgatgatgatggctttATGACTTCCTATTATCTTGATTGATAACTTCATTATCGAcagaacagaaagaaaaaaggttttGCTAATTATCTAATGGAAATAATTGCTCTAAAACAAAGGCTCTAGTGATACGACAACTGCTGCGGAGCCTGGTGGCCTTTAACCGGTTCGCGGTGAACTTCAGCAATGAAACCGCTCTTGCCATCAACGTGGTAAGTCACCGTACGCTTGTGGCCATCGGCATCGATCAGATAGTACTGTCCTTCAGTCTTATCTCCCTGGCGAGCTTCCTGCTGCCCATGGAAATCTCCTGTATGGTGATCCTGCACATCGTAATGGTACTCGTAATGTGCGGGACCATAATGCT encodes:
- the LOC131293562 gene encoding larval cuticle protein A2B-like, with protein sequence MFIKVFAVCALIIVVSAQSQYGQNHYQPYHHEEEHYGPAHYEYHYDVQDHHTGDFHGQQEARQGDKTEGQYYLIDADGHKRTVTYHVDGKSGFIAEVHREPVKGHQAPQQLSYH